A segment of the Vibrio parahaemolyticus genome:
GATATAGTCACTTATAACAATGCTATCCAAGACGTTAAGTAAGTCAGAAGGTACACCTTTTGGATATAAACCATTTGTTACTAATTCAATTTCATTTGATATGTTCAGCGAACTTATCTTTATAATAGTAGATTTTAGATCTTTAAACAGTGTTGCTTCGCCGCCAGCAATAACAATTTTATTTATTTTTATTCCGCACTTTTTTAAATTTACTAATGCAGATATATGTTCATCTACACCTGATTTATTGTAAGGAGATAATTGGTTAGGAACATTAAAACCACAACCAATGCAATTTAGGTTGCATTGAGAGTTAACCGATATCTCTAACTCTCTAATTATTCCTTCGGAAAATACATTTGCCACTTTCCTTACTCTGGATGTAGAGTTATTTGCCAAACTATTTGTTTGCTTTTCTTGTTTCAAGTTGCTTCCTTACAATGTGATACTTATAGATGAATTTTTTTGGTATTATTGAAATTATATATGAATAACTACGAATATGAATAGGTAAGCTTTAATTAGTTGGTTTTTAATCGATATCATGCCCACATCTGCTGCAAACGTGCTTTGTTGCGTAATTCGAGGGAACTAAATCAGAAGGTTACGATCTGATCGGCTAAGTAAGTTAATTCCCTTAGTCTCATGCCGAAACCTCGCTACAAAACAACGAACTGGAAACAGTACAACAAAGCCTTAATCAACCGTGGTTCACTCACTTTCTGCATTGATGAAGAAACCATTCGCCAGTGGAAGCAGAGTAAACAAGATAAACGTGGTAGACCTCGTCAATTCAGCGACTTAGCCATTACCACTGCACTTATGGTGAAACGAGTTTTCTCAATGCCGTTGAGAGCATTGCAAGGGTTTATCGATTCTGTTTTTTCATTGGCTAACGTCCCTATAGTCTGTCCACATTACAGTTGTATAAGTCGAAGAGCTAAGCAAGTCGAGGTTTCATTTAAACCCAAGACTAGAGGTGTAATACAGCATCTAGCCATTGATGCGACGGGTCTCAAGGTTTATGGCGAAGGTGAATGGAAGGTCAAGAAGCATGGTACTGACGGGAATCATAGGGTCTGGAGAAAATTGCATTTAGCGGTAGATACCAGCACTCATGAAATCGTCGCGGCAGAACTGAGTTTATCTAATGTTACCGATGCAGAAGTCCTTCCTAACTTGCTCAAGCAAACACGCCGAAGAATTATCGAGATATCTGGTGATGGCGCTTATGACACAAGGGATTGCCACGATGCCATACGGTTCAAGCGAGCTGTTCCACTCATCCCTCCAAGAGAAGGGGCAGCCTTCTGGGAGAATGGTCACCCTAGGAATTTAGCGGTAGGTTGCCAGAAGCTCTACGGCTCCAACAATAAGTGGAAAAAGCGGTACGGCTATCATAAACGCTCACTATCCGAGACAGTAATGTATCGAATGAAGCAGTTGTTAGGTGGGCGATTAAGTCGGAGAAACTACAATGCTCAGGTTGGTGAAACTTACGCCATGATTAAAGCGTTGAACAAACTTACAGGGCTTGGTATGCCTGAAACTCAGTGTATTGTAAAAGAATTACTCAATTGTAGGCAGTTTGGTTCTCTGATCGAATTACGCAACAAAGACCTGTAAACGGTTAGTCTACCCATTTTTCGAGGTTTTCCTATGTTCATGCACTTTCGGCAGATTGAGGCGCTACCAACAGATTTGACCGACGTTGGCACGGAGGATAGTTTCTTGTTGTAGGGTTGCTTCTCTAGCTCGCTCTCTTTCTTGTTGTTCGATTTGGTTTCTTAGCTTTTCATCGTTAATTTGTTCGATTACCTGCATTCTCAATTGTGCTGTATCTATGAAGTACGTTTTTTAGTAGCCTCATCAAAACTAAGCATAGAGAAGTCTACGATATCCGAAACCCACTTGTGAGCGATGGTCAATTCTTCGGTCATGTAA
Coding sequences within it:
- a CDS encoding IS5 family transposase; translation: MPKPRYKTTNWKQYNKALINRGSLTFCIDEETIRQWKQSKQDKRGRPRQFSDLAITTALMVKRVFSMPLRALQGFIDSVFSLANVPIVCPHYSCISRRAKQVEVSFKPKTRGVIQHLAIDATGLKVYGEGEWKVKKHGTDGNHRVWRKLHLAVDTSTHEIVAAELSLSNVTDAEVLPNLLKQTRRRIIEISGDGAYDTRDCHDAIRFKRAVPLIPPREGAAFWENGHPRNLAVGCQKLYGSNNKWKKRYGYHKRSLSETVMYRMKQLLGGRLSRRNYNAQVGETYAMIKALNKLTGLGMPETQCIVKELLNCRQFGSLIELRNKDL